CATTATCGGATAAACACGATACATGATATTTAATTTCTGTATGATTAACATCATTATATTCCGTTAGTTTTTCAACAAAGGTTTCAAAACCACCATAATTGGATGGAATCCCTTTTGAACCGATAACAAATACATTTTTCATACTTTCCCCTACCCTTATTTTGAACCAATTTTCGCAAACACAACAATTACAGTTTTAAAGAGAATTTTGAAATCCAAAATTAATGTGAAGTTGTCAATGTACTCTGTATCCAGTCGGACAACTTCTTCAAAATCTGTAATATTGCTCCTTCCACTTACTTGCCACATCCCTGTAATCCCAGGTTTCATACTGAGTCTTCGTTTGTGATGTGAACTGTAATGCTTAAATTCATCGACAGTTGGTGGTCGTGTCCCAACCAAACTCATTTCTCCCTTAACAACATTAAAGAACTGTGGAAGTTCATCAATACTTGTTGCGCGAATAAACTTACCAACCCTTGTGACCCGTGGATCATTGGTCATTTTAAACATATGTCCTTCGACTTCATTGTCTTTCAGTAACTCTTTTTTCTGCTGTTCTGCATTGACACCCATGGATCGAAACTTATAAATATAGAAGTAACGTCCGTTTAGGCCTACGCGCTTTTGTTTAAAGAAAATAGGACCGGGTGATTCAAGTTTGATAATTGGTCCCAGTATTATGGCGACTAGTAGTGTGATTGTTGAGCCCACAAGCCCACCAACAATATCAATGCCTCGTTTAATGAATAAGGACTCTTCACTTGGTACTGTTTCTGAGAAGGATAGTACAGGATAATCCCCGATATGGTTAACTTGTGTTGGATAGCCACTATAAAATGACAAGAGATCTACCCCTAAATTAACAACAACACCCATTGTCCATATTTCATTAACCATGGTTTCAATGCGTCCCCACCAACCATTGTTTAACATGAGTAAGACTGAATCAACAATCTGTGAGCGGGTATACTCAACCAATGTATCAAGATTTGCAACCACCTTGAAACCATTAATTGCTTCACCCACACAGTCTTCGTCTACGATAACCAACTCGATACGATTATCAAGTTGTCCATTTTGAATTATATTCATTTTGTCTTTTGACTGTGCTTTTTCTTTTGTTGTGACGACTAAGAGTATTTGAGATTTATTGGTCATCCCTTTTTTATATACTGTACGAAGTACCATTCTTCCACAGTATCCAACAAACACATATATAATAATCGTCAACAAAAAAACACCCCTGGATACGATCATTGAGAAACTTAACGTAAAGACCAGAAGCGCAAAAAACATTCCCATGAATGCTATGTTTTTGATGATATTATACATTTCTTGTAGATAATCTCTTTTTAGAAATAATTTGTTTTTTCCTAAAGTTATGAGTTCAGCCAAAAACAAGGATAAGATGAACAGAAGATAGGTATGAACAAAGATATCCTTAAAAAAGGGCACATTATTTTGAAGTATAATTAAGTATAAAATTGAACCGATTAGGTAGCTCACGCTTAAAGATATAACATCTGTTATTGTTACAGCTAATTCGAGCTTTTTATTTCTAGTCAAAAAAAATCCCCCCCAAGCAATTTTTTTCAAATTCAATATTTAATTCATTAATAGAATCATTATAACACTAAATCTTGAAATTTAATAAACCTATTTTGCACACATACGGCTAACCTTCAAAATTGAACGATCAATCGTACTATCACTGATACAATATATCAGATTTTTCTAAAATTGCAAGATAATGAGATATACTCGTATATTATATTATCTACCAAATATAAGCACAACATACTATTCAGCATTTTATCTGCCCTTATGAATCTTGTCTTCTTAAATAATCCAATCACATCTTCAACTTCAATTTACCAATCGCATCAAATTTAGATTCTCTTATCAATATTGTAGAAAAAGGAAAAATCACTTGTTGGTTGTTTGCATTATGAACGTCTTTAATAACTAATTCAATTCAAAATGCATCATGTACTCGGTTCCTTCAATGAATTTTACTTGATCCCCAAGTTTCTTAACAGTTGTAGCCATTTATTGATATAAATCTAAATAATTCAGATATCGCAATTATAAATCAATTCTGCTACTTATCGAGTTAGATAAGTTGTAAGCTTCTTCAGCCTTATCATGTGCTTGTTGAGCCATAAATAGTGCTTGACTAGAATCAGATATCGCTTTTTCAGAATTATCAATCGCTTTCTGTATATTTTCGTTTTGTAATATTATCATTTCTTCAATTTTTTTTCGATGTTCAGCAGCTAATCTCTCTTCAT
This DNA window, taken from Erysipelothrix larvae, encodes the following:
- a CDS encoding sugar transferase, coding for MTRNKKLELAVTITDVISLSVSYLIGSILYLIILQNNVPFFKDIFVHTYLLFILSLFLAELITLGKNKLFLKRDYLQEMYNIIKNIAFMGMFFALLVFTLSFSMIVSRGVFLLTIIIYVFVGYCGRMVLRTVYKKGMTNKSQILLVVTTKEKAQSKDKMNIIQNGQLDNRIELVIVDEDCVGEAINGFKVVANLDTLVEYTRSQIVDSVLLMLNNGWWGRIETMVNEIWTMGVVVNLGVDLLSFYSGYPTQVNHIGDYPVLSFSETVPSEESLFIKRGIDIVGGLVGSTITLLVAIILGPIIKLESPGPIFFKQKRVGLNGRYFYIYKFRSMGVNAEQQKKELLKDNEVEGHMFKMTNDPRVTRVGKFIRATSIDELPQFFNVVKGEMSLVGTRPPTVDEFKHYSSHHKRRLSMKPGITGMWQVSGRSNITDFEEVVRLDTEYIDNFTLILDFKILFKTVIVVFAKIGSK